Proteins co-encoded in one Mesorhizobium huakuii genomic window:
- a CDS encoding IS6 family transposase has translation MNTAIVSYKRHRFPPQIIAHAVWLYYRFPMSLRLVEEMLLERGIVVSYETIRRWGIKFGPHYTRRLRRKQPSRNDVWHLDEVVITITGRKHWLWRAVDQDGYVLDEIVQNRRNTKAAKRWLTRLLKKQGVAPKRMITDKLRSYGAARRQVMPDVEHRSHKGLNNRAENAHVPLRKRERMMQGFRSPGALQRFVSIFSALRNLFVPPRSKRSALATHIHRLQAMAEWTAVAMVS, from the coding sequence ATGAACACCGCGATCGTCAGCTACAAGCGCCATCGTTTCCCGCCGCAGATCATCGCCCATGCAGTATGGCTCTACTACAGGTTCCCCATGAGCCTGCGTCTGGTCGAGGAAATGCTGCTGGAGCGCGGGATCGTGGTTTCGTATGAGACAATCCGCCGGTGGGGCATCAAGTTCGGTCCGCATTACACTCGCCGCTTGCGCCGTAAGCAGCCCAGCCGAAACGATGTCTGGCACCTGGACGAGGTCGTCATCACCATCACCGGCAGGAAACACTGGTTGTGGCGCGCCGTCGACCAGGATGGCTATGTGCTCGACGAGATCGTCCAGAACCGCCGCAACACCAAGGCGGCCAAGCGCTGGCTGACGCGGCTGCTGAAGAAGCAAGGCGTCGCGCCGAAGCGCATGATCACCGACAAGCTGCGCTCCTATGGAGCAGCCAGGCGACAGGTGATGCCGGACGTCGAGCATCGGTCGCACAAGGGATTGAACAACCGGGCGGAGAATGCACATGTGCCGCTGCGAAAACGAGAGCGGATGATGCAAGGCTTCCGATCACCAGGAGCACTGCAACGCTTCGTTTCGATCTTCTCGGCTCTGCGCAATCTCTTCGTCCCGCCCCGCTCAAAACGCTCCGCTCTCGCTACACATATTCACCGCCTGCAGGCCATGGCGGAATGGACAGCCGTGGCCATGGTCAGCTGA